The Chiloscyllium punctatum isolate Juve2018m chromosome 12, sChiPun1.3, whole genome shotgun sequence genome includes a region encoding these proteins:
- the c12h3orf18 gene encoding uncharacterized protein C3orf18 homolog: MSLLTFNVSYNVSNMAASFFSLTPEADHNNITDKMALQMITVLTNVTNATGIPPPDVEGRSSMGMVLVPVGIITVIALAVAMVLYIRKRKRLEKLRHQLMPMYNFDPGEEQDELEQELLDHGRDTASQGLQSKILMPSQGSLQRPSRLVFTDVANAIKA; the protein is encoded by the exons ATGTCGCTGCTAACTTTCAACGTCAGCTACAACGTGTCCAACATGGCAGCCTCCTTCTTCAGCTTGACACCTGAAGCAGACCACAACAACATAACAGACAAGATGGCTTTGCAGATGATAACTGTGCTGACAAATGTCACCAATGCCACTGGCATTCCACCCCCTGACGTAGAAGGGAGGTCAAGTATGGGGATGGTGCTTGTACCAGTTGGAATTATCACCGTTATAGCATTAGCTGTGGCGATG GTTCTATACATCAGGAAAAGGAAAAG ATTGGAAAAGCTACGTCACCAGTTGATGCCAATGTACAACTTTGATCCTGGCGAGGAACAGGATGAACTAGAGCAGGAGCTACTTGATCATGGCCGTGACACCGCTTCCCAGGGCCTGCAGAGCAAG ATTCTGATGCCAAGTCAAGGATCCTTGCAGAGGCCCAGCAGACTTGTGTTCACCGATGTAGCCAATGCCATCAAAGCCTGA